A genomic segment from Garra rufa chromosome 5, GarRuf1.0, whole genome shotgun sequence encodes:
- the mrpl1 gene encoding large ribosomal subunit protein uL1m, which translates to MAAPSRSVLRVLPRCQSLFFTCRAPSASCSSAHRQQCVRSYAAATAKKKEKKEETVQEKVVKEKKKVDDKNRHKPFGLTAWAPVDDVYMVRHYPKPVYETSVAIEMLKNFQKLDFSPENQPVYINLRLDMKLEKKKKVDPFVSTIHLPHPFKLDINKIVVFTENPDQARIAMENGAAVAGGAELVEKILADEITADFYLAVPDIIPKLLPLKNKLRKKFPKNKRGSVGMNIPKMLAVFKSGHEYMVEDIYVNTQVATLDMPKEHILENIHAIVKDVASHKPTEFGPFIERAIVCSRSSEGLHITFEELLPQEEKKA; encoded by the exons ATGGCTGCCCCCTCGAGGAGTGTTTTAAGAG TATTGCCCAGATGTCAGAGTTTGTTCTTCACATGCAGAGCTCCATCTGCCTCCTGCAGCTCTGCACACAGACAGCAGTGTGTCAGATCCTATGCTGCTGCCACCGCCAA gAAAAAGGAGAAGAAAGAGGAGACTGTTCAAGAAAAGGTggtgaaagagaaaaaaaaggttGATGACAAAAACAGGCATAAACCATTTGGACTCACAGCCTGGGCTCCAGTAGATGATGTGTACATGGTGAGGCACTATCCCAAACCTGTCTATGAGACATCCGTGGCCATTGAAATGCTGAAGAACTTTCAGAAGCTGGACTTCAGTCCTGAAAACCAGCCTGTGTACATCAACCTACGTCTAGACATGAAGCTGGAGAAAAAG AAAAAAGTGGATCCGTTTGTTAGCACGATTCATTTACCACATCCCTTCAAGTtggacatcaacaaaatagtGGTTTTCACTGAG AATCCAGATCAAGCCAGGATAGCGATGGAGAATGGAGCAGCAGTTGCAGGTGGAGCAGAACTGGTTGAGAAG ATTTTAGCTGATGAGATCACAGCAGATTTCTACTTGGCTGTGCCAGACATTATACCAAAGCTGCTTCCTTTGAAGAACAAGCTGAGGAAGAAGTTTCCCAAGAACAAGAGAG GGTCGGTTGGAATGAATATTCCCAAAATGCTTGCGGTATTCAAGAGTGGTCATGAATACATGGTTGAGGACATCTATGTTAACACACAAGTTGCAACA CTGGACATGCCAAAGGAGCATATTCTGGAAAACATTCATGCCATTGTAAAAGATGTGGCAAGCCATAAACCAACAGAATTTG gtCCTTTTATTGAACGAGCAATTGTCTGCAGTAGGTCAAGTGAGGGTTTGCACATTACATTTGAAGAATTATTACCACAGGAAGAAAAAAAGGCATGA